In Brachypodium distachyon strain Bd21 chromosome 2, Brachypodium_distachyon_v3.0, whole genome shotgun sequence, one genomic interval encodes:
- the LOC100831638 gene encoding cytochrome b561 and DOMON domain-containing protein At3g61750: MERAAVVAAALVAVLVSVLAPAATAQMDSCSGELPPSLVGNYSGLACQPVWNNFVLRYHQDKNNVLRVVLSTMYSTGWVGMGFSRDGLMVGSSAMVGWMGRKGLPHIRQFALRGKSGSKKDVAVDRGFLVSNDHDHTVVVSQAKIFVAFQLRFPYRLSHQHIILAFGSGIPVNNKLSKHQDKTSFTFDFTTGKTFADGAFPYALRRAHGGLNLFAWGILMPIGAILARYFRRMDPLWFYLHVGIQFVGFIIGLAGVVAGVALYNKIQADIPAHRGLGIFVLFLGILQVLAFFLRPNTDSKYRKYWNWYHHWAGRLTLFFAAVNIVLGIHVGGNHSSWQIGYGFNLAILLVAVIALEFMLWTRWSKDSAPTPTY, from the exons ATGGAGCGTGCGGCGGTTGTAGCTGCTGCGCTGGTGGCCGTGCTGGTGTCGGTGctcgcgccggcggcgacggcgcagatggacagctgcagcggcgagctgccgccgtcgctcgTCGGGAACTACTCCGGGTTGGCCTGCCAGCCGGTCTGGAACAACTTCGTGCTCCGG TACCACCAGGACAAGAACAACGTGCTGCGGGTGGTGCTGTCGACGATGTACAGCACGGGGTGGGTCGGGATGGGCTTCTCGCGTGACGGGCTGATGGTGGGCTCGAGCGCCATGGTGGGCTGGATGGGCCGCAAGGGCCTGCCCCACATCCGGCAGTTCGCGCTGCGCGGCAAGTCCGGGTCCAAGAAGGACGTGGCCGTCGACAGGGGCTTCCTCGTCTCCAACGACCACGACCACACCGTCGTGGTCAGCCAGGCCAAGATCTTCGTCGCCTTCCAGCTCCGCTTCCCCTACCGCCTCTCCCACCAGCACATCATCCTCGCCTTCGGCTCCGGGATCCCCGTCAACAACAAGCTCTCCAAGCACCAGGACAagacctccttcaccttcgaTTTCACCACAG GGAAAACGTTTGCCGACGGGGCATTCCCGTACGCGCTGAGGCGTGCGCACGGGGGGCTCAACCTGTTCGCGTGGGGCATCCTGATGCCTATCGGGGCCATCCTGGCGCGCTACTTCCGGCGGATGGATCCGCTCTGGTTCTACCTCCACGTCGGCATCCAGTTCGTCGGCTTCATCAtcggcctcgccggcgtcgtcgccggcgtcgcgcTCTACAACAAGATCCAGGCCGACATCCCCGCCCACAGAGGCCTCGGGATCTtcgtcctcttcctcggcatccttcaG GTTCTGGCATTCTTCCTGAGGCCTAACACGGACTCCAAGTACCGGAAGTACTGGAACTGGTACCACCACTGGGCGGGCAGGCTGACGCTCTTCTTCGCGGCTGTGAACATTGTGCTCGGGATCCATGTTGGAGGCAACCACAGTTCGTGGCAGATTGGCTATGGTTTCAACCTTGCCATTCTTCTCGTGGCCGTCATCGCGTTGGAGTTCATGCTCTGGACGAGGTGGTCTAAGGACAGCGCTCCCACGCCCACGTACTGA
- the LOC100841724 gene encoding O-acyltransferase WSD1 isoform X2: MVLDEANKNAKPRWVRTTVNLDDHVIFPDLDPAATSADPDKAMEDYVSSLSTRPMDHSRPLWEFHVLDFPTSEARAAVAIRMHHSLGDGVSLISLLMACTRSAADPARLPALPAQPTPPPGPGRGLAAMLAAWAAWAWALLVLAWNTLVDVARFVATSWFLRDERTPFMGVPGVEFRRKRFLNCTLSLDDVKFVKNALKCTVNDVLIGVTSAALSRYYFRKTASTDDTSGDRTKPQKDIRLRAALLVNIRKTPGLHTLAEMMDNSKNNTVKWGNQIGYIVLPFHIVMHDDPLEYIRRGKRTADRKKRSLEAVFTYWSGNLVVKLFGIKAAAALCYGMFTNTTMSFSSLAGPAEKVEFYGHPIVYIATSVYGHPHALTVHFQSYSNIVKLVLAVDDEQFPDSHQLLDDFAESLRLVRQAAASVE; the protein is encoded by the exons ATG GTGTTGGACGAGGCAAACAAGAACGCGAAGCCACGGTGGGTGCGGACGACGGTGAACCTGGACGACCACGTCATCTTCCCGGACCTGGACCCGGCGGCCACGTCGGCGGACCCGGACAAGGCCATGGAGGACTACGTGTCGTCCCTGTCGACGCGGCCCATGGACCACTCCCGGCCGCTGTGGGAGTTCCACGTGCTGGACTTCCCGACCTCCgaggcgcgcgccgccgtggccatcCGGATGCACCACTCCCTCGGCGACGGCGTCTCGCTCATCTCGCTCCTCATGGCCTGCAcccgcagcgccgccgacccggcccGGCTGCCCGCCCTCCCGGCCcagcccacgccgccgccaggccCAGGCCGGGGCCTGGCGGCGATGCTAGCCGCTTGGGCCGCGTGGGCGTGGGCGCTCCTCGTGCTGGCGTGGAACACGCTGGTCGACGTGGCGCGGTTCGTGGCCACGTCGTGGTTCCTCCGCGACGAGCGCACGCCGTTCATGGGGGTGCCGGGCGTCGAGTTCCGCCGCAAGCGGTTCCTCAACTGCACGCTCAGCCTCGACGACGTCAAGTTCGTCAAGAACGCCCTGAAGTGT ACTGTGAATGATGTGTTGATTGGAGTGACTTCGGCAGCACTGTCGCGCTATTATTTCCGCAAAACCG CTTCAACAGATGACACCAGCGGCGATAGGACAAAACCGCAGAAGGACATCCGCCTGCGAGCGGCTCTGCTCGTCAACATTAGAAAAACGCCTGGCCTACAT ACATTGGCAGAGATGATGGATAATAGTAAGAACAACACGGTGAAATGGGGGAACCAGATTGGCTACATCGTGCTCCCGTTCCATATAGTGATGCACGACGATCCTCTTGAATACATCCGACGGGGAAAGAGGACAGCGGACAGGAAGAAGAGATCGTTGGAAGCAGTCTTCACATATTGGAGCGGGAATCTAGTGGTCAAGCTTTTTGGCATCAAG gcagcagcagctctgTGCTACGGCATGTTCACCAACACCACCATGTCATTCTCGAGCCTGGCCGGACCGGCAGAGAAGGTGGAGTTCTATGGCCACCCGATCGTCTACATTGCCACCAGCGTCTACGGGCATCCACAT GCTCTGACCGTACATTTCCAAAGTTACTCGAACATCGTGAAACTCGTCCTCGCGGTGGATGACGAGCAGTTCCCGGACTCTCATCAGCTGCTGGACGACTTCGCGGAGTCCCTCAGGCTTGTGCGTCAGGCAGCAGCTTCAGTAGAATAG
- the LOC100841724 gene encoding O-acyltransferase WSD1 isoform X1, producing MDPLESTADAASPPDPSPRKRAAAAALTVDTSATPGPRRRRRSPVVRERESKARQETETADMEQPVSPAGRLFREAHFNCYIVALLGLGAPLDVEAARAGLLDTLVRHPRFSSVQVLDEANKNAKPRWVRTTVNLDDHVIFPDLDPAATSADPDKAMEDYVSSLSTRPMDHSRPLWEFHVLDFPTSEARAAVAIRMHHSLGDGVSLISLLMACTRSAADPARLPALPAQPTPPPGPGRGLAAMLAAWAAWAWALLVLAWNTLVDVARFVATSWFLRDERTPFMGVPGVEFRRKRFLNCTLSLDDVKFVKNALKCTVNDVLIGVTSAALSRYYFRKTASTDDTSGDRTKPQKDIRLRAALLVNIRKTPGLHTLAEMMDNSKNNTVKWGNQIGYIVLPFHIVMHDDPLEYIRRGKRTADRKKRSLEAVFTYWSGNLVVKLFGIKAAAALCYGMFTNTTMSFSSLAGPAEKVEFYGHPIVYIATSVYGHPHALTVHFQSYSNIVKLVLAVDDEQFPDSHQLLDDFAESLRLVRQAAASVE from the exons ATGGATCCCCTCGAATCGACGGCCGACGCGGCGTCTCCTCCTGATCCCTCGCCGCGgaagcgcgccgccgcggccgcgctgACCGTGGACACGTCGGCCACGCCAGGGccccggaggaggaggaggagcccggtGGTCAGGGAGCGGGAGAGCAAGGCGCGGCAGGAGACGGAGACGGCGGACATGGAGCAGCCGGTGAGCCCGGCGGGGCGGCTGTTCAGGGAGGCGCACTTCAACTGCTACATCGTGGCGCTGCTGGGTCTGGGCGCGCCGCTCGACGTGGaggccgcgcgcgccgggcTCCTGGACACGCTCGTCCGCCACCCGCGATTCTCCAGCGTCCAG GTGTTGGACGAGGCAAACAAGAACGCGAAGCCACGGTGGGTGCGGACGACGGTGAACCTGGACGACCACGTCATCTTCCCGGACCTGGACCCGGCGGCCACGTCGGCGGACCCGGACAAGGCCATGGAGGACTACGTGTCGTCCCTGTCGACGCGGCCCATGGACCACTCCCGGCCGCTGTGGGAGTTCCACGTGCTGGACTTCCCGACCTCCgaggcgcgcgccgccgtggccatcCGGATGCACCACTCCCTCGGCGACGGCGTCTCGCTCATCTCGCTCCTCATGGCCTGCAcccgcagcgccgccgacccggcccGGCTGCCCGCCCTCCCGGCCcagcccacgccgccgccaggccCAGGCCGGGGCCTGGCGGCGATGCTAGCCGCTTGGGCCGCGTGGGCGTGGGCGCTCCTCGTGCTGGCGTGGAACACGCTGGTCGACGTGGCGCGGTTCGTGGCCACGTCGTGGTTCCTCCGCGACGAGCGCACGCCGTTCATGGGGGTGCCGGGCGTCGAGTTCCGCCGCAAGCGGTTCCTCAACTGCACGCTCAGCCTCGACGACGTCAAGTTCGTCAAGAACGCCCTGAAGTGT ACTGTGAATGATGTGTTGATTGGAGTGACTTCGGCAGCACTGTCGCGCTATTATTTCCGCAAAACCG CTTCAACAGATGACACCAGCGGCGATAGGACAAAACCGCAGAAGGACATCCGCCTGCGAGCGGCTCTGCTCGTCAACATTAGAAAAACGCCTGGCCTACAT ACATTGGCAGAGATGATGGATAATAGTAAGAACAACACGGTGAAATGGGGGAACCAGATTGGCTACATCGTGCTCCCGTTCCATATAGTGATGCACGACGATCCTCTTGAATACATCCGACGGGGAAAGAGGACAGCGGACAGGAAGAAGAGATCGTTGGAAGCAGTCTTCACATATTGGAGCGGGAATCTAGTGGTCAAGCTTTTTGGCATCAAG gcagcagcagctctgTGCTACGGCATGTTCACCAACACCACCATGTCATTCTCGAGCCTGGCCGGACCGGCAGAGAAGGTGGAGTTCTATGGCCACCCGATCGTCTACATTGCCACCAGCGTCTACGGGCATCCACAT GCTCTGACCGTACATTTCCAAAGTTACTCGAACATCGTGAAACTCGTCCTCGCGGTGGATGACGAGCAGTTCCCGGACTCTCATCAGCTGCTGGACGACTTCGCGGAGTCCCTCAGGCTTGTGCGTCAGGCAGCAGCTTCAGTAGAATAG